The following coding sequences lie in one Bifidobacterium sp. ESL0690 genomic window:
- a CDS encoding FAD-dependent oxidoreductase yields MTTVAVIGCTHAGTFATTSILRNHPDWTVDVFEKNDTVSFLSCGIALWAGNHVSSTEKMFYTSPEELEETGASMHMRTEVTDIDVKGKRLNATDLETGKSKQYRFDKLVITTGSSPAAPFIQGLREALDNGRAMLCKDFNDGKRIVERAKKIKSVVVVGAGYIGCELAEQLSTRDIKVTLVDALPHVLDNNYDKSVTDQAEAAFEEHGVTLAMNQKVVAFRPETGSDGVADSGVTVVTELGEYTADLAVMGAGFVPNTSLVAAQLRTLGYGAIIVDKYMRAATPENDVLDDVFAAGDCATVHFNPTNTDEYRPLATNAIREAMLIGENIDEPTKTYAGTQATSAVQLYDLSMSSSGMTLDLADRRHIEADSVTIQENYRPEFMLSTTPVTATIVYDRATGRILGAQFAAKHDISMAANLISVAIQAGFTVDQLASTDMLFQPNFDQPVNFVSSLAITAADKRSKDLEGIEE; encoded by the coding sequence ATGACTACAGTTGCTGTTATCGGATGCACGCACGCAGGCACGTTCGCCACCACTTCCATTCTTCGCAATCACCCTGATTGGACGGTTGATGTCTTCGAGAAGAACGATACCGTCTCCTTCCTCTCCTGCGGCATCGCCCTGTGGGCCGGCAACCATGTCAGCAGCACCGAAAAGATGTTCTACACCTCCCCCGAAGAGCTCGAAGAAACCGGGGCGAGCATGCATATGCGCACCGAGGTCACCGACATCGACGTCAAGGGCAAGAGGCTTAACGCCACCGATCTCGAAACCGGAAAGTCGAAGCAATACCGGTTCGACAAACTCGTCATTACCACGGGTTCCTCGCCGGCGGCTCCTTTCATCCAAGGACTGCGCGAGGCGCTCGACAACGGCCGCGCCATGTTGTGCAAGGACTTCAACGACGGCAAGCGCATCGTCGAACGTGCCAAGAAAATCAAATCGGTCGTGGTGGTCGGAGCCGGCTATATCGGCTGCGAGCTGGCCGAACAGCTGAGCACCCGCGACATCAAGGTGACGCTCGTCGACGCACTGCCGCATGTGCTCGACAACAATTACGACAAGTCGGTCACCGATCAGGCTGAGGCCGCATTCGAGGAGCATGGCGTGACACTGGCCATGAACCAGAAGGTCGTCGCCTTCCGTCCCGAAACCGGCAGCGACGGAGTGGCTGATTCCGGAGTCACCGTGGTCACCGAGCTTGGCGAATACACTGCGGATCTGGCCGTTATGGGCGCGGGTTTCGTACCGAACACCAGTCTGGTCGCCGCCCAGCTGCGCACATTGGGTTACGGCGCCATCATCGTCGACAAATACATGCGTGCCGCCACCCCCGAAAACGACGTCCTCGACGACGTCTTCGCCGCAGGAGATTGCGCGACCGTGCATTTCAACCCGACGAACACGGACGAATACCGCCCGCTGGCCACCAACGCCATCCGCGAGGCGATGCTGATTGGCGAGAACATCGACGAGCCCACCAAGACGTACGCGGGCACACAGGCCACCAGCGCCGTCCAGCTCTACGACCTGTCGATGTCTTCCAGCGGCATGACTCTGGATCTGGCCGACCGACGTCATATCGAAGCCGATTCCGTGACCATCCAGGAAAATTACCGTCCGGAATTCATGCTTTCCACCACCCCGGTGACCGCCACCATCGTCTACGACCGCGCGACCGGGCGCATCTTGGGCGCACAGTTCGCGGCGAAGCACGACATCTCGATGGCCGCGAACCTCATTTCTGTGGCCATTCAGGCAGGATTCACCGTCGACCAACTGGCCTCCACCGACATGCTCTTCCAGCCCAACTTCGACCAGCCAGTCAACTTCGTGAGTTCTTTGGCGATAACCGCTGCAGACAAGCGCAGCAAAGACCTTGAGGGCATTGAGGAATAG
- a CDS encoding CrcB family protein — MARKSGSFTVSTLMVAASLFVGGACGSLVRLALSALQPADVTWPWMTTTINLTGAFLLGFITAYMAALGPDIGVWRVTRLGLGTGLIGGYTTYSTFMLEVAKRIKGGEAAIAVAYLLFSIIIGLLCAMLGLAVGKAVGKHRARRNGLELDAAESQGNQGNGSDGMNSRVGMYVSSVSAASRDLAGLVDADESGESVKPVKPDEPADLAEPAEPIKLAEPIESTEPNRGRLVGVTFLLFACVTAAALLLNPHWRQDIAALGLLLVASLLGGLGAFARYGVDAWVNNRIHLPFPCGTIVVNLTACLAMGFVAGWCATHVGLTTLQYLLASGFLGGYSTFSTASVEGAKLVNGGKLLWAFVHTAGMMVVSLALLMLGMMV, encoded by the coding sequence ATGGCAAGAAAGTCGGGTTCCTTCACCGTTTCCACGCTGATGGTCGCGGCGAGCCTGTTTGTCGGCGGGGCCTGCGGGTCCTTGGTACGTTTGGCGTTGAGCGCGTTGCAGCCGGCCGATGTTACCTGGCCGTGGATGACCACAACCATCAATCTCACCGGTGCTTTTCTGCTCGGATTCATCACCGCATATATGGCCGCGCTCGGTCCTGATATCGGCGTGTGGAGGGTGACCAGACTCGGGCTCGGGACCGGGCTGATCGGTGGGTACACCACGTATAGCACCTTCATGCTCGAAGTCGCCAAACGCATCAAAGGCGGCGAGGCGGCAATCGCCGTGGCGTATCTGCTCTTCAGTATTATTATCGGGCTTCTTTGCGCGATGTTGGGCCTGGCCGTCGGCAAGGCCGTGGGCAAACACCGTGCCCGGCGCAATGGTCTGGAACTTGATGCCGCCGAGAGCCAGGGGAATCAGGGCAATGGCTCTGACGGGATGAACAGCCGGGTAGGAATGTACGTTTCTTCCGTTTCTGCCGCTTCTCGAGATTTGGCAGGATTGGTTGATGCCGATGAATCTGGTGAATCCGTTAAACCTGTTAAGCCCGATGAACCCGCTGATCTTGCTGAACCAGCCGAACCCATCAAGTTAGCCGAACCTATCGAGTCAACCGAGCCCAATCGCGGCCGGTTGGTAGGCGTCACCTTCTTGCTCTTCGCCTGCGTGACCGCCGCCGCGTTGCTGCTCAACCCGCATTGGCGGCAGGATATCGCCGCCCTTGGCCTGCTTCTTGTGGCCTCGCTGCTCGGCGGTTTGGGCGCGTTCGCCCGCTACGGCGTCGACGCGTGGGTCAACAACCGCATCCATCTCCCCTTCCCGTGCGGCACCATCGTCGTCAACCTCACCGCCTGCCTGGCCATGGGTTTTGTGGCCGGTTGGTGTGCGACGCACGTAGGCCTGACGACCTTGCAATACCTGCTCGCGTCTGGCTTCCTCGGAGGCTATTCGACCTTCAGCACCGCCAGCGTAGAAGGCGCGAAACTGGTGAATGGCGGCAAGCTGCTCTGGGCTTTCGTGCACACGGCGGGCATGATGGTCGTCTCTCTTGCGTTGCTGATGCTCGGCATGATGGTCTGA
- a CDS encoding hydroxyethylthiazole kinase — protein MVNDAYSSANNNLSNLNDLATDDPLRTSIRKAAQTVRDTTPLAQSFTNFVTINLVANAQLAAGGTAAMSFLPDDIADGEVASGASYINVGTLLPFYEDALEEIARHFHADHHRWVLDPVAAGLGTTRTDILKSFKAAPPTIIRGNASEIIKLREMWELPLDENEKDSGKSKKSSGPVGVESADDVEAAEASARVLARFIAKGDAKRQGAVAVSGETDLVTDGEHTYRLPGGSAMMTKITGAGCSLGGVVATYLAVADPLTAAVAASALYNRASETGETNSHGPGSFQVAFLDGLWSTTPDQIAASPILA, from the coding sequence ATGGTCAATGACGCATACTCATCAGCAAATAACAACCTCAGCAATCTGAACGATTTGGCGACGGACGATCCGTTGCGTACAAGCATCCGCAAGGCCGCGCAGACCGTACGGGACACCACGCCTTTGGCGCAGTCCTTCACCAATTTCGTCACCATCAACCTCGTGGCCAACGCGCAACTGGCGGCGGGCGGCACGGCAGCGATGAGCTTCTTGCCCGACGACATCGCCGACGGCGAGGTGGCCAGCGGCGCCAGCTATATCAACGTCGGCACGCTGCTGCCGTTCTACGAGGACGCACTCGAGGAAATCGCCAGGCATTTCCACGCGGACCATCACCGCTGGGTGCTCGATCCCGTGGCCGCAGGGCTTGGAACGACCCGCACCGATATCCTGAAATCGTTCAAGGCGGCACCGCCCACCATCATTCGCGGCAACGCTTCGGAAATCATCAAGCTGCGCGAGATGTGGGAGCTGCCGTTGGATGAAAATGAGAAGGATTCCGGCAAATCCAAGAAATCCAGCGGACCTGTCGGCGTGGAATCAGCCGATGACGTCGAGGCCGCGGAAGCCTCCGCACGAGTTTTGGCCCGGTTCATCGCCAAGGGCGACGCGAAGCGCCAGGGTGCTGTGGCCGTTTCCGGCGAAACCGACCTCGTTACCGACGGAGAACACACCTATCGTCTGCCCGGCGGCAGCGCGATGATGACCAAAATCACCGGTGCCGGCTGCTCGCTGGGCGGCGTGGTCGCAACCTATCTGGCCGTCGCAGACCCGCTGACCGCCGCCGTCGCCGCGAGCGCGCTCTACAACCGTGCCAGCGAAACCGGCGAGACCAATTCGCACGGCCCGGGTTCCTTCCAGGTCGCGTTCCTTGACGGACTCTGGTCGACCACCCCCGACCAGATCGCCGCTTCGCCGATTTTGGCCTGA
- a CDS encoding NAD(P)H-binding protein — protein MSKKIAVVAANGKSGRLIVEEAVNRGMDVTAIVRGENKTKAQHAIIKDLYDLTAADLTGFDAVVDAFGIFDPAKLDEHSTSLKHLADALSGSNTRLLVVGGTGSLYTDKAHTKQLSDSFPDNIKGVPLAMGKALDALRKRDDVHWTYVSPASDFQADGPRTGKYVLAGEEYTTDKDGKSAISYADYAVAMVDEIDADKPHDHERISVRW, from the coding sequence ATGAGCAAGAAAATCGCAGTGGTCGCCGCCAATGGCAAGTCCGGACGTCTGATCGTCGAAGAGGCCGTCAACCGTGGCATGGATGTCACCGCCATCGTGCGAGGCGAGAACAAAACCAAAGCACAACACGCCATCATCAAGGACCTCTATGATCTGACGGCCGCCGACCTCACCGGTTTCGACGCCGTGGTGGACGCGTTCGGCATCTTCGACCCTGCCAAGCTCGATGAGCACAGCACTTCGCTGAAGCACCTGGCCGACGCCCTGTCCGGAAGCAACACCCGGCTGCTGGTGGTCGGCGGCACGGGAAGCCTCTACACCGACAAAGCCCATACCAAGCAGCTTTCCGACTCGTTCCCCGACAACATCAAGGGTGTGCCGCTGGCGATGGGTAAGGCGCTGGATGCACTGCGCAAGCGCGACGACGTGCATTGGACCTACGTGAGCCCTGCCAGCGATTTCCAGGCCGATGGCCCACGCACCGGCAAGTACGTTCTGGCCGGCGAGGAATACACCACCGACAAGGACGGCAAAAGCGCCATCAGCTACGCCGATTACGCGGTGGCGATGGTCGACGAAATCGATGCGGACAAGCCGCACGACCACGAGCGCATTTCCGTGCGCTGGTAA
- the thiE gene encoding thiamine phosphate synthase — MTTTNSTSSPSMRDHFDLSSYLVLGPADTKSRPVPDIVRQTLAGGITFVQIRVKPGDARDITEIARQTADVIAQAGASDSVPLVIDDRADVAWQCRDMGIKVDGVHIGQDDMNPVEARKLLGPDAIIGLSCKVLDEVKAANALPAGTIDYIGAGPLHPSTTKPDCIVIGADHKRHTQDTESINALCTESHYPIVVGGGVKLEDLPDLAQTEAAGWFVVSAIAGADDPQAATKAMVDSWNAARAKRG, encoded by the coding sequence TTGACTACAACCAATTCGACATCATCCCCGTCCATGCGCGACCACTTTGACCTGAGCTCATATCTCGTGCTCGGCCCGGCGGACACCAAATCGCGACCCGTTCCCGACATCGTGCGGCAGACACTGGCCGGCGGCATCACCTTCGTCCAGATTCGCGTCAAGCCAGGTGACGCCAGGGACATCACCGAAATCGCACGGCAAACCGCCGACGTCATTGCACAGGCCGGTGCGTCCGACTCCGTGCCGTTGGTCATCGATGACCGTGCGGACGTGGCCTGGCAGTGCCGCGACATGGGTATCAAGGTCGACGGCGTGCATATCGGACAGGATGACATGAACCCGGTTGAGGCACGAAAGCTGCTCGGCCCAGACGCCATCATCGGACTGAGCTGCAAGGTACTCGACGAGGTGAAAGCCGCCAACGCCCTGCCCGCCGGCACTATCGACTACATCGGCGCGGGCCCTCTGCATCCCAGCACCACCAAGCCTGACTGCATCGTCATCGGAGCCGACCACAAGCGCCACACGCAGGACACGGAATCCATCAACGCCTTGTGCACCGAGTCTCACTACCCCATCGTCGTGGGTGGCGGCGTAAAGCTTGAGGATCTGCCGGATTTGGCGCAGACCGAGGCGGCAGGCTGGTTCGTGGTCTCCGCCATCGCAGGGGCCGACGACCCGCAAGCCGCCACCAAGGCCATGGTGGACTCGTGGAACGCCGCACGCGCAAAGCGTGGCTGA
- a CDS encoding acyltransferase family protein has product MASRIRYFDIAKGIAMICVVLGHSVLMVVPMSEAARLIYVFCFSFHMPLFFILSGYFMHPDHPFAWRKESHELLFTYVLTAAAVVVLHALLALALHHDAAHVTGTWFVAALYGSGADVSNALIPMSRSIGAIWFLLALFWAHLLVHIAYRLPATPLWVIGFFALGYVSSRYVWLPLSVQAGLTSALFVYLGCLAKRFNVMGLLRRRPYLWIVAVIPWGLAMWKFSSFGLATNAFGNTPALSIIGSVGGTACIVGISMAIDRWAAPIGKALSFVGRYTLAIFCAHLLENDVLPWVTIMSKTQPAIGYQLEPFFIFAVKCVLIAVIAVVLYRIPAINSVFFPTLLKDKKTAALKEQTA; this is encoded by the coding sequence ATGGCTTCGAGGATACGGTATTTCGACATCGCCAAAGGTATCGCCATGATTTGTGTGGTTCTCGGCCACAGCGTGCTGATGGTCGTCCCGATGAGCGAGGCGGCCCGGCTGATTTATGTCTTCTGTTTCTCGTTCCACATGCCGCTGTTTTTCATATTGTCGGGCTATTTCATGCATCCCGACCACCCGTTCGCCTGGCGCAAGGAATCCCATGAGCTGCTGTTCACCTATGTGCTGACCGCTGCAGCCGTGGTGGTCCTTCACGCCTTGCTCGCCTTGGCCCTGCACCATGATGCGGCCCATGTTACGGGCACTTGGTTTGTCGCGGCACTGTACGGTTCCGGTGCTGATGTCAGCAACGCGCTGATACCCATGTCCAGAAGCATCGGAGCCATTTGGTTTCTCCTGGCGCTGTTTTGGGCCCATTTGCTGGTCCATATTGCCTACCGCTTGCCTGCCACGCCCTTGTGGGTTATCGGTTTCTTTGCGCTTGGATATGTTTCATCGCGTTATGTTTGGTTGCCGCTCAGTGTTCAAGCGGGCTTGACCTCGGCGTTGTTCGTTTATCTTGGTTGCCTGGCGAAGCGTTTTAATGTAATGGGTCTGCTGCGTCGCAGGCCTTATCTGTGGATCGTGGCGGTAATTCCATGGGGCCTGGCCATGTGGAAATTCAGCTCGTTCGGCTTGGCGACCAATGCCTTTGGCAATACCCCGGCCCTTTCCATTATCGGTTCTGTTGGCGGCACTGCCTGCATCGTCGGCATTTCCATGGCGATTGACCGCTGGGCGGCTCCCATTGGCAAGGCACTGTCATTCGTCGGACGATATACTTTGGCGATTTTCTGCGCGCATCTGCTGGAAAACGACGTTTTGCCATGGGTCACCATCATGAGCAAGACCCAGCCGGCCATCGGCTATCAGCTTGAACCGTTCTTTATTTTTGCCGTCAAATGCGTGCTGATTGCCGTAATTGCAGTGGTGCTCTATCGCATTCCCGCAATCAATTCTGTCTTCTTCCCAACGCTGCTTAAAGACAAGAAAACAGCCGCGCTTAAAGAACAAACCGCCTGA
- a CDS encoding ABC transporter ATP-binding protein/permease yields the protein MLQIKDISKQYKTGDFVQQALDHVSLTLRDNEFVAILGPSGSGKTTLLNIIGGLDRYDSGDLVINGTSTKKYKDRDWDSYRNHTVGFVFQSYNLIPHQTILSNVELALTISGVSRADRRKRAEEALQKVGLGEHVNKKPNQLSGGQMQRVAIARALVNDPSIVLADEPTGALDSETSVQIMDLLKEVAKDRLVVMVTHNPDLAHQYANRIVELKDGVIRGDSRPVEPEEMVDEKPAVHRTMGKASMSFATAVALSFNNLKSKKARTILTSFAGSIGIIGIALILSVSTGVNRYIADIQKETLTSYPIEINEQTFDMNKIMDTAQAAADSKEKAKPRNGIYPDDSSVKGAASVTNGITSNNLSPFKTYLDKPGNDVRKYVGDVGIQYSYSPKFSVFTHDSKDTLVDVDGVKVGGSSVASQSAASTFAGLNSSSNDFGSLQSLQISKLTGKTDNNKAPSTFSEIMPGEHADKQPISSVITDNYQMVKGHWPKSSDQVVLVLDKNNQIPLTQVYELGLLPSADYNDMMNKLNSGEKVKTDTSRIDYSKAMNQSLTLLPAADQYVKGADGHFKYVGNDADQVGKLMDSQAAVKLKVVGVIRADANAKTTPLSPGIGYTRMLTNSLIDYAKSSEIVNAQKADPNHNILNGMTFAPSDDATKAANAKAYVASLPVSEQANMAKSLMTQAPGGMGAASSNQSAEVTQQRNAAAAAAGNAAVASNPQEAVSGMGEQQVAQAFSNYLATAPENVLVSIYNQYVSTGTYNGNLADFGVIGRDAPSSIKIYADSFEAKNKIEDAIKQYNNGAKKKDRIVYTDYAGLMMNSVTTIINVITYVLIAFVAVSLVVSSIMIGIITYISVLERTKEIGILRAMGASKHNVSTVFNAETGIIGLCAGVIGIVVTLLLIIPGNAVMHHFMGTNRVNAALPLSGAIILIILSVVLTLIGGLIPSRKAAKQDPATALRTE from the coding sequence GTGCTACAGATCAAAGACATCAGCAAGCAGTATAAGACGGGCGATTTCGTTCAGCAGGCGCTGGATCATGTGAGCCTTACCTTGCGCGACAACGAGTTCGTCGCGATTCTGGGGCCGTCCGGTTCGGGCAAGACCACACTTCTGAACATCATCGGTGGGCTCGACCGTTACGATTCCGGCGATTTGGTGATTAACGGAACGTCGACCAAGAAATACAAGGACCGCGACTGGGACTCCTACCGCAACCACACGGTCGGCTTTGTCTTTCAGAGCTATAACCTCATTCCGCACCAGACCATTCTTTCCAACGTCGAGCTGGCGCTGACCATCTCGGGCGTCTCGCGCGCCGACCGCCGCAAACGTGCGGAAGAGGCTTTGCAAAAGGTCGGTTTGGGCGAGCACGTCAACAAGAAGCCGAATCAGCTTTCCGGCGGCCAGATGCAGCGCGTCGCCATCGCCCGCGCGCTGGTCAACGACCCGAGCATCGTACTTGCCGACGAGCCGACGGGTGCGCTCGATTCCGAGACTTCTGTGCAGATCATGGACCTGCTCAAAGAGGTGGCGAAGGACCGCCTGGTCGTCATGGTCACGCACAACCCCGACCTCGCCCACCAATACGCCAACCGTATCGTCGAGCTCAAGGACGGCGTGATTCGAGGCGATTCCAGACCCGTCGAACCCGAGGAAATGGTTGATGAGAAACCCGCTGTGCACCGCACGATGGGCAAGGCTTCGATGTCGTTCGCCACCGCGGTCGCGCTGAGCTTCAACAATCTCAAAAGCAAGAAGGCCCGTACCATCCTGACCTCGTTTGCAGGCTCGATTGGCATTATCGGCATCGCGCTGATTCTTTCGGTTTCGACCGGCGTGAACCGCTATATCGCCGATATCCAGAAAGAAACGTTGACCTCGTACCCCATTGAGATCAATGAACAGACCTTCGATATGAACAAGATCATGGACACCGCGCAGGCTGCGGCCGATTCCAAGGAAAAGGCGAAGCCGCGCAACGGTATCTATCCCGATGATTCAAGCGTCAAGGGCGCCGCGTCGGTGACCAACGGCATCACCAGCAACAATCTGAGCCCGTTCAAGACGTATCTTGACAAACCCGGCAACGACGTGCGCAAATATGTCGGCGACGTCGGCATCCAATATTCCTATTCGCCGAAGTTCTCCGTGTTCACCCACGATTCGAAAGACACGCTCGTGGATGTGGACGGTGTAAAGGTCGGTGGCAGCTCTGTCGCTTCACAGTCTGCGGCCAGCACGTTCGCTGGGCTGAACTCGTCTTCCAACGACTTCGGAAGCCTGCAATCCCTGCAGATTTCCAAACTTACCGGCAAAACCGACAACAACAAGGCGCCGTCCACATTTTCGGAGATTATGCCGGGCGAGCATGCCGACAAGCAGCCAATCAGTTCGGTGATCACCGATAACTACCAGATGGTCAAGGGGCATTGGCCGAAATCGAGCGATCAGGTCGTGCTTGTTTTGGATAAGAACAATCAGATTCCGTTGACCCAGGTCTACGAGCTTGGCCTGCTTCCAAGCGCAGATTACAACGATATGATGAACAAGCTCAACAGCGGCGAAAAGGTTAAAACCGACACCTCTCGCATTGATTATTCCAAGGCGATGAACCAGTCGTTGACGCTGCTTCCCGCAGCCGACCAGTACGTCAAGGGTGCCGACGGCCACTTCAAATACGTGGGCAATGACGCCGATCAGGTCGGCAAGCTCATGGATTCGCAGGCTGCAGTGAAGCTCAAGGTCGTGGGTGTCATCCGTGCCGACGCGAACGCCAAGACCACGCCGTTGTCGCCGGGCATCGGCTATACGCGCATGCTCACCAATTCCTTGATTGACTATGCCAAATCAAGCGAAATCGTCAACGCTCAGAAGGCCGACCCGAACCATAACATCTTGAACGGCATGACCTTCGCGCCTTCCGACGACGCGACCAAGGCGGCGAATGCCAAGGCCTACGTGGCATCACTGCCGGTCTCCGAGCAGGCGAATATGGCCAAAAGCCTGATGACCCAAGCACCTGGCGGCATGGGTGCGGCGAGCTCCAACCAGTCGGCTGAAGTGACCCAACAGCGCAACGCCGCAGCGGCCGCAGCGGGCAATGCCGCCGTCGCCAGCAATCCTCAGGAAGCAGTCTCCGGAATGGGCGAGCAGCAGGTGGCACAGGCCTTCAGCAACTACCTTGCCACGGCTCCCGAAAACGTGCTGGTCTCGATTTACAACCAGTACGTCTCCACCGGCACCTACAACGGCAATCTTGCCGATTTCGGCGTCATCGGCCGCGACGCACCGAGCTCCATCAAGATCTACGCCGACAGTTTCGAAGCGAAGAACAAGATCGAGGATGCCATCAAGCAGTACAACAACGGCGCCAAAAAGAAGGACCGCATCGTCTACACCGACTACGCAGGCCTCATGATGAACTCGGTGACCACCATCATCAACGTCATCACCTACGTCTTGATTGCTTTCGTCGCGGTCTCGCTGGTGGTCTCGTCAATCATGATCGGCATCATCACTTACATTTCCGTGCTCGAACGCACCAAGGAGATTGGCATCCTGCGCGCCATGGGCGCCTCGAAGCACAACGTTTCCACGGTCTTCAACGCCGAGACAGGCATCATCGGGCTATGCGCCGGCGTCATCGGCATCGTGGTGACGCTGCTACTCATCATTCCCGGCAATGCGGTGATGCACCACTTCATGGGTACCAACCGCGTCAATGCCGCTCTGCCTCTTTCCGGAGCGATAATCCTCATTATCCTTTCGGTGGTGCTGACATTAATTGGCGGGTTGATTCCGTCGCGCAAGGCTGCCAAGCAGGATCCGGCTACCGCGTTGCGTACGGAATAA
- a CDS encoding PLP-dependent transferase, with the protein MSSDTENGLAGCPKPEDCQTNDAPTADFQAVKRKKRQQQERLGFETRAVHAGYDPYEHNGSVSIPIYQSAAFAMHDAVRGDGLSSGEIEGFSYSRCANPTVDALERRLADLEGGVSAVALASGMAAVSFALLCAAEGGGRLIAPKDLYGASIDAMESFFPQFGIYTDFVEDINDIAEVESKITPETRAVFAESVANPSTKITDIKPLADMLHRHGVALIVDNTVPTPYLFRPIEFGADVVVHSTTKGISGHGNALGGVVVDSGKFDWANGRFPQFTKKELVVSDERKGIWKSFCEAYGNAAFAGRVRIKYLHNLGAVMSPANAYLQLIGLETLPQRFRRETDTALEIARHLETVPHITQVNYSGLDSSADKPLADRYFPDGIGPVLSFRLEGDESHINRVVNAVRVFSYVPNIGDTHSLIVNPARITHREVPGDYRRAAGVDDHLLRLSIGLEEPVDLIGDLDRVIAQAY; encoded by the coding sequence ATGTCCAGTGACACCGAAAACGGCTTGGCAGGCTGTCCGAAGCCCGAGGATTGCCAAACCAACGATGCACCGACTGCTGATTTCCAAGCGGTAAAGCGGAAGAAACGGCAGCAGCAGGAACGACTAGGCTTCGAAACCCGTGCCGTCCACGCCGGCTATGATCCTTACGAACACAACGGTTCGGTGAGCATCCCGATCTATCAGAGCGCCGCTTTCGCCATGCACGACGCGGTTCGCGGCGACGGCCTTTCCTCCGGCGAAATCGAAGGATTCTCGTACTCACGTTGCGCCAATCCTACGGTCGATGCGCTGGAACGCCGCTTGGCTGACCTCGAAGGTGGGGTTTCGGCGGTGGCGTTGGCCTCGGGCATGGCTGCGGTTTCGTTCGCGTTGCTCTGTGCAGCGGAAGGCGGCGGCAGGCTCATCGCTCCGAAGGACCTCTACGGTGCCTCCATCGATGCGATGGAAAGTTTCTTTCCGCAGTTTGGTATCTACACCGATTTCGTCGAGGATATCAACGATATTGCCGAGGTCGAATCGAAAATAACGCCCGAGACCCGTGCCGTTTTCGCCGAATCCGTGGCCAACCCCTCCACCAAGATCACCGACATCAAGCCACTCGCCGACATGCTTCATCGCCACGGCGTCGCCCTCATCGTCGACAACACCGTACCGACCCCGTACCTGTTCCGCCCGATCGAGTTCGGTGCCGATGTTGTCGTTCACTCAACGACCAAGGGCATCAGCGGGCACGGCAACGCCTTGGGCGGGGTGGTCGTCGATTCCGGCAAGTTCGACTGGGCCAACGGACGTTTCCCGCAATTCACGAAAAAGGAACTGGTGGTCAGCGACGAGAGAAAAGGCATCTGGAAGAGCTTCTGCGAAGCCTATGGCAATGCCGCTTTCGCCGGCCGTGTGCGCATCAAATACCTGCACAACCTTGGCGCGGTGATGTCGCCGGCCAACGCCTATCTGCAGCTGATCGGTTTGGAGACGCTTCCGCAGCGTTTTCGTCGCGAAACCGACACCGCGCTTGAAATTGCGCGTCATCTTGAGACGGTGCCACACATCACCCAGGTCAATTACTCCGGTCTCGATTCCAGCGCCGACAAGCCGCTTGCCGACCGCTATTTCCCGGACGGCATCGGCCCTGTGCTTTCATTCCGCCTGGAAGGCGACGAATCGCATATCAATCGCGTCGTCAATGCCGTGCGCGTGTTTTCCTACGTTCCCAATATTGGCGACACACATTCGTTGATCGTCAATCCCGCACGCATCACCCACCGTGAGGTTCCGGGAGACTATCGTCGTGCCGCCGGCGTCGACGATCATTTGCTGCGGCTTTCCATCGGGTTGGAAGAACCGGTAGATCTGATTGGCGATCTGGACCGGGTTATCGCCCAAGCGTACTGA
- a CDS encoding NAD(P)-binding domain-containing protein, translating into MTSITVFGSGHIGAAVAGIGVAAGADVQVIDRDKAKAAAIPGVTPAAWSEEITGDIVILALPYPAEASVVAEYGKQLAGKVVVDPSNPVDFSTMDLALPQGVHSAAEELASKLPNSKVVKAFNTDFAATLASGTNDGAPTTVMAASDSEEAKKALQAVVEGADLRFVDAGPLKRASYMEGFGALQMVLAMNGGTQWTSGFKVVK; encoded by the coding sequence ATGACAAGCATCACCGTTTTCGGATCAGGACACATCGGCGCGGCGGTCGCCGGCATCGGCGTCGCGGCGGGAGCCGACGTACAGGTTATCGACCGCGACAAGGCCAAGGCCGCAGCCATTCCGGGCGTCACGCCTGCAGCGTGGAGCGAGGAAATCACCGGCGACATCGTCATTCTGGCACTGCCTTACCCGGCCGAAGCGAGCGTGGTAGCAGAATACGGCAAGCAGCTCGCGGGCAAGGTGGTCGTGGACCCGAGCAATCCCGTCGATTTCAGCACCATGGACCTGGCTCTGCCGCAAGGTGTGCATTCGGCAGCCGAAGAACTGGCTTCCAAGCTACCGAATTCCAAGGTCGTCAAAGCGTTCAACACCGACTTTGCCGCAACGCTGGCCAGCGGAACCAACGACGGTGCGCCGACCACCGTGATGGCGGCTTCCGACAGCGAGGAAGCGAAGAAGGCGCTGCAAGCCGTCGTCGAAGGCGCGGATCTGCGCTTCGTGGACGCCGGTCCGCTCAAGCGTGCCTCCTACATGGAGGGCTTCGGCGCGCTACAGATGGTGCTGGCCATGAACGGCGGCACGCAGTGGACCAGCGGTTTCAAAGTCGTCAAGTAA